In the genome of Stomoxys calcitrans chromosome 4, idStoCalc2.1, whole genome shotgun sequence, the window ggtctagcgttgtcctggtggaatatgataactttacgattgaccaattctggtcgcttctccttgatggctgtattcaatttgtccaattgttggcagtaaacatccgaattattcgtttggttccttggaagcagctcaaaatataccacacccttccattcccaccaaacagacagcataaccttcttttggtggatatcagcctttgaagtggtttgagctggttcaccatgcttggaccatgatcgttttcgactaacgttgttgtaaacaatccatttttcatctccagttaagattcgttttaaaatcggatcgaattcattgcgtttaaggtgcatatcacaagcgttgattcggtttgttaaatgaatttctttcaatacaagtggtacccatattaaaattgacgccaaacaaacaaatataaacaaaatttcgggcactttttttcttaagcaagctaaaagtaacagctgataactgacagaagaaagaatgcaattacagagtcacaagccgttgaaaaaatttgtcaacgccgactatattactactatattaccgacaattactttttgggcaacccaatacaaaagcAAATGTACGAAATGCaacaaaatatgtttcaaatgcAGACAATGCTGCAGCATCAATTGCAATTGCAACAGACTCAAATGCAGCAGTCAAGACATGGTTGAGGCACTAACATCTAAACACGCGAAGCTGTCCGTCCAGAATCCTCAAACATCGTCGCAGCAGCCATCAGCCAGTAATCAGACATTGGAGCCATCAAGTATATCACAAATCATCTCACAGCCGCCACCACAACAAACCGCCATACGGTCGCCACCACAACAAACCGCCATACCGCCGCCGCCCCAACAATACATCACACAGTCGCACCAGTTAGTCCAGCCAACGCAAGTAACGTAACAGAAAATTCCAAGACAATTTCGTCAACCGTCTACTGCCTTGTATTTGACACCAGAACATGAATTTCAAATAGTGTTTTAAACACGTAAAACCCTTATATTAATttgtcaaaaaagaaaatttacccGCTTCCAATATTTTCAGAATTGCCCGAGGAATGGCCAACTTTTTCCGAAGCATTTTACAGTACCACCAATGAATTTCTTTACAATGATCTGCACAATATAATGCGCCTGAGGGAATCTATTAAAGGTAGTGCTCGTGAAGCTGTGGAATGTTTATTGGGAAGCTCAGCCAATGTTGAAGCCATAATGAATAATTTAAGGGAAACCTTCGGCAGACCGGAACAACTCATCAAAAGCCAGATCGATAAGGTCCGTAAAATTCCCCCTTTTTGTCAATGATAATTTGGAGGCATTAGTAAGTTTCGCCAATAAGACGACAACCATGGCTACGTTCTTAAAAAACGCTCGTGGAGAACATCATCTTTATAATCCATCTTTGTTAAGTGAGCTGGTGGCCAAACTGCCGATTAATCGATAAATGGAATGGGGTGATGTCTATTTTTAAAAGATGCTCCTTCTATTTTAGATTTCAGCCAATGGTTAGAAACTTTACGTCGTGTAGCTAACATCGTCCACGATGCCTTGCCATATGTACCAAACGTTTCCTCTAATCATCGCCAAGTCACACAACCAAGCCGAAAGTTCGCATGTGTCGCCGTTAAAAATTGTATTGTCTGTAAGGAAGTCTGCACGTCAGTCGAAAAATGGAAATACTTTCTGAAAATGTCTTGCGACGAAAaacggaaaaaaaataaaaatgctgaAAGCCTGTTTCTTCTGCCTTAAAAAAGGCCACCAACTTGGCCAATGCAGGTATAAAAACCATGTGGAAAAAATGAGTGTTGGAAATATCACAACAATTTGCTTCATGAAAAAGCTGGCAACCCTCAAAGAAACAAGATGTActgttttcaataaatttttttactctGATTTTTATTgcttaaataaataaactatTAATCTTTTCGGGCATCCAATTGCATTTTTCCTGCAATTAAGATGCCTGGATTTTCTCCTCCCGTCATGGAGTGTGATGCGTGATCTCAACGCTATCTGAAAGGCTTTCTTCACATGTTCCAACAGACCAAAACCAATTTGGCTTGTTAAATGTTTTGGCGAATGTTGACATTAAAGGCTCCAGCATTCCAGACAAGCAACGTGAGGCCTCTAAGAAAAAGGAAGACAAGGAAACATCAAAGACTAAATGGTGCcctccgatttttttttaatgtaaatattaaaacattagtGGATAAATTGAAAGATACCATTCCTGACTTCTCCTTTAAGATCaagaatgtaaacaaaaacaaaagtaagCTTTACTTTGCTGACCCAAAAGTTCATTTATCAATGATGGCACTTTTAAAGGCGAAGAATATACACTCATATTCCTTTACTCCAAAGGAAATGAAACAGGTGTCATTGGTCGTAAGGGGATTGTATCATGATTCTGACCCTTACCAAAGAAGAACTGGATGAAATGGTACCTGATACGATTTCCGCTGTGAATAAATTCAAAACGCATTCGTCTGTGAAGGGTAATACTGACACCGGACTTTTCCTGCTTACATTATGCCCTGGGAAGAAAATAGGTGACGTAGCGCACATAAAGGGCATTCAACACCAAATCATTTCGTGGGAGAAACCCAAAAGGAAGGACAGTGACATCCAATGCCACAGATGTCAACGCTGGTGTCATATATCCAGGAATTGCAACTCCGCGTACAGGTACGTCAAATGTGACCAAGACCATGCCCCAGGTGAGTGTCAGAGAATTAGTTCGGATTCATCAGATCCTTATTGTAAGAATTGTGATGCATCAGGACACCCAGCGAATTGGAAAGGGTgtccaatatataaaaaatatgtcgCTGCAAGGAAGCAGCGTTTGAATGCTGCAATAGAGCAGAGAGCTGTTGCTTCACGAAATGTAAATAATGTTCTCCAAATGTTATTAAGATCACCAGGAAAATCTTTCGCAAGCTTGCTTCAGCCAACGAGTATTCAGCAACAAACAAGACAAAGTAAACCCTCCTTCATAGAAGAATTTATGCAACTTGCCAGTCATTTTCTCGAACCACAAGAACTTACATTGGAGCAAGAGATAACCATATTTATGAATGAATTTCGATCCATTTCAAAATCAGAGGCCAAAATAGAGTTCTTGCGCCTTTTTAATAAAGTAAAAAGCCAATATGGATATGGACCATAGATTCATAAACTTTTTAACTTTCAATGTTCGATCGCTCATCGAAAAATATAGACAAGTCGAATTATACAAAATTCTAATTCAGAACGACATTGACATTGGATTTATACAAGGGTGCCATCTgcgtaaaaacaaaaatattaaaataaatgggTACTTCTTTATTTACGACAACTCTCAGGTCGGTACTGCTGTTGTGGTTAAAAAATCATATAAATACACTCGGATTGCATTTGTCTACATCCCATGCAGATACTCGCCTCAAAGACTGGAGGCTGACTTGAGCAAATTGTCACAGTTATGTTGTAATTTTGATGGCTTTATATTAGGTGGAGATCTGAATGCTAGAAATTTGGCTTCGGGCGACACTCTTAATAATACAAATGGGAATGTACTGTCAAAGTGGCTGGAAGATAATGCAATGGACGTCGCCAGGTTTTGTGACTCATATCCAAATGGGAATTCTTTTTTAGACCATTTTCTCCTTAGCACCAACTTTATCGATggaacaatttcaaatttcttcgTTGAAActgaaaatagaaataaaatgctcAGATAtcattttgactcctgtacaATCTTATACATCTTACAAGAATACCAATTGGGATAACTTCCGTAATGATCTAGATGCTGCATCTCGTCAGATAATGCCTCCCATAAATAAATCATCGCTCTGGAAATCGTCTCAGCAGTGAGTACAAAGTTCTTCCTAAGCAACTTCAACTACTtaaagtaataataaaagaaacagTAGCGTTAGATCAAGCTAAATTGTTCAACAACAAATTGTCAAATATCAAACCTGGTTCGTCTGCATCAAAAGTTGGCATTTGCCAACATCTGCAACAGAATAATAATATTTTCACAACTAGCAATGATATTGCTgagcaattcaaaattttctattcatCTTCCTTCCGCAAAACAATTCCGGAGAGGCTTGTTCGTGATCTTGATGAAAAAATATCTTCCTGCATACTGCTCTTGAAAATACAGACAACTTTCACTTCACGAAttctgaaaaaattaaaaattttattcattgtTTGAACAATAAAAAATCCAGTGGCATTGAtggaataacaaatttcgtaattaagaaatttgcaGAATCTACGCTAAAATTACTTACGTCACTATACAACAATTGTATTAATAACGGTTACTTTCCCGAAGATTGGAAAATAGCTAAAATTGTTCCAATCAAGAAGAAACCAAACAGCGAAACTGCAGCagattttcgtccaatttcTTTACTGTCAAACGTGGGTAAACTTTTCGAGCGCATTCTGAaagagaaaattgaaaatgattTCGTATTCAACCCAATCTCTGACTTTCAATTTGGTTTCAAACGGAGCCATTCTACACAACACGCATTGCTGAAGTTTCGTAATGATATTATCACAAATCTTCGAACTCAAGTCTGCACAGTGGCAATATCTTTGGACATTGAAAAGGCGTTTGGCTCTGTTTGTCACAAGGGCATATTGTATAAACTGATTGATTTGGGAACTGATCCATATCTGGTAAAATTAATTCTGAGCTTTCTTACTGGccgaaaattttctgtaatagTGGAGTTTCGCAAGGAAGTGTTCTAGCCCCGTTGCTGTTCAATCTGTTTCTTAATGATTTTCCCCACATCACTCACAACTCTAAAGCAATCCTGTACGCCGACGATTGTTTAATTTATTCTCACAATATATCGCCTGCTCAAGCGCTAAGTAATGCTGTCACATATCTGAATTTTATAAACGATTATTACAAATCTTGGGGCATTAAGATTAATGCTTCGATATCTGAAGCCATTTGCATTCGCAATGCGTCAGGAAAATGCCCCAGGTTTGTAGTACCAGATACAAAACATTGCATGTATTATTGGAAGGCGTCGAAATAAACTTTAAACCCAATATCAAATATTTAGGGGTATCATTTGATAAACTGATGAAATTTAACCAACACGCGCGTTCAATTCTGCAAAAAGCCAAGAAAATTGCCCCAATAGTCGCCAAAGAAATGGAAATCTTTGAGAGGAAGATCTTACGAAAATGTATTAATAGACACTATGCAACTCGAACCAAGAAGCACTCCAACTCATATGTATATGATGTTTCTGGAGTTGAGCCACTATGCAGCTATGTTTTGTGCCACCAAAAACTTTTTGTTGATAAACTGCCTATGCACGAAAACGTCTTGTTAAACGATATTTTTGaatcggaaaaaaatatattatggTCTGGATGTGCTTACCTCTCTCCTGTAGGAATTCTAAATGATAATATTGACAACGATCCAGCCCAATGTCTGCTGCCACTATTCTTCCAGAAAACAGTACCTGGAGCCCACAGGGGTTAAATGctaaagataaataaaaaataaataataaaaaaaacacttaaaaacgaaaataatataaaatgtaCAAACACTAAACACAAGTATAATCATAAGAAAAAccaaatactttattttattcatttatatatGTACTTACAATTCCATTGTCGCAATTGTTCTATTGTACCTGAACGTTCGTTTaccattttataaaaatatttaactgaTATAGACATAAGCATTaaattatatacatatacacgCATACATACAAAGTCATATCAATGAACTTACGTTTATGAGCTCTGTTGTCAATAGTAAAACAGACCACCGTTGTTAACTAGTTTTAAGCatctttgtttttattatatatttattgACAGCTCTCTTTTGCCTGTCCAGTAACAGTAAGGGCCGCGAGCAAGCCTTTGCTCCCGCTTTCTGTTTTATATGTAATACATCATATTATACTTTTCAATATTGCAAGTAGCATTTCATAACAAGTCCAATGTGTAATAGAATAAGACAACAATAGTTCTATGTGTTCATGTTAACCACTCGTTTATACCATTGTCAATTCattgaaaaagaagaagactCAATAAAAACCTATTActacaactactactactactacaatcTGCTTCATAACGATGTCGCGGACGCTGATAAGAACGGTAAGAGCAATGTAAATCCAGCACCATCACAACAGCCCGAGCAGAGAAATTGTCATGCACTAAGTGAAACCGGCAACATTTTGTTCCAAATATTACCCATCCGAATAtatggaaaatataaaattatttctaCTTATGCTTTTATAGATGACGGTGCAAATGTATCCATGCTCGATAAAACAATTGCCAACGAGTGAGATCTTCGTGGTAAGCAGCAAAAATTATCGTTACAGTGGCTGAATGAACATTGTGTGGCTCAAGACTACGAAGTTATCGATGTGATACTTAGTGGAATCGGGGAAGGAGATAAAAGATacaccattaaaaatttttatacgacGTCAGACCTATCTTTGCAAATACAAAGTTTTAATTTGGAAAGTATGGTAAAATGTAAAACAAATCTTGATGtatcgaaaataaaatttgttaattacAAAAATGTTCAACCAAAACTAATACTTAGCCTACATCATTGCTTTTTAACAGTTCCCTTGGAAGTGCCCTGCTAGTTGTCAGCCGCTGGACCGATCGTAACCACCACCAGATTGGGCGTCATCATTTATGGACCGACACCAGTAGAGAAAGCCCCACCTACAAAACGTGTCCTTTATGCCCTTTATTGGAGTGCAAAATATAAACAAGAAGGGAATCCGAATCGTTTTCGATGCCGCCGCTGAAGTTCAGAATGTGTCTTTGAACAAATGTCTCTTAAGCGGGCCGGACATAAATAATACGTTAATTTcaactatttttaaattttgggaagCTCCAGTTGCCGTTTGTGGAGATATTAAAGAAATGTTCCATCAgatcaaaatcgaaaaaaagaagACCAGGACTGTCAGCGATTCTTGTGGAGAAATGgggacaaaaaatataaaagtggaaGTGTACGTTATGCAAAGGATGATATTTGGAGCTACATGTTCGCCAACAATTGGcaagtttattaaaaacttaaatGCCCAAAGTTTTTTGGAAGAAGCCCCTCGAGCAGTCCATGGTATAATCGACCGTCACTACGTCGACGATTACGTCGATAGTTTTGACACTGAGGACGAAGCTGTAAGTGTTGTAAAAGATGTTATCAAGATTCATGGTGCTGGTGGATTTGAGCTAAGAAATATCATTTCCAATTCGGAACGGGTGGTGAGATCTTGTGGACAATCGGCCAGCGGAGGAAACAACGGTTTTTATATAAAGATAATATAGAAAGAATTTTGGGAATACATTGGTTACCAAGtccaaatgttttttgttttcgtatCAATTTCCATAAAGTGGAGAAATCTATTTTAGAATTTACCAAGGTTCCCACCAAACGTGAAATGCTTTCACTAAACATGTCAATTTATGACCCATTTGGATTCTTATGCGAATTTATGAttacatcaaaaattttaatgcaacgAGTATGGAAGGCAGGTATCGGTTGGGACGAAGAGTTGCCTATTGAAATTTATAGAGATTGGAAGCTATGGTTGAtagaatttgaaaatttaaagtaattcCAGATTCCACGtttttattgccaaaattttgtcaacaccaTGGTTGATTTGCATATTTTCACTGATGCTAGCGAAGAGGCGATGGCGACAGTAGCGTATTGGCGTGTGGTAAGTGTGGTCGGAATTAAAGTCGTATTTGTAATGAGCAAATCCGCGTGTGCTTCTACCAGATATCATACTATACCCAAATAGGAACTGCAGGCAGCAGTAATGGGTGCTCGTATGAAGGATTTGATAATTGCTAACCATaataaaaaagttaataaaattaatttcgcACAGATTCCCGTACTGTTATTCGCTGGATTCGTTCTGATCACCGGAAGTATAAACAATATGTGGCCAACAGGGTGGCCGAGATTCTAGACAGCAGCGAAATGGATAATGATGCAACAagggcaaaatttcccattaagtATGAAGCGGACTGACGGTGGACAAATGGACCTTGAAGTTGCAAATGGAAAGCTGCCTGGATGCTAGCAAAACAGAACTACGATCTAAATGTCATAAATGTGGCTCGTCAGGTTTGCAAATTACGTCCTGATATTAACAGATTTTCCAAATATTCCAGATTAAAACACACTATGGCTTGGGTTTATCGATATGTCAAAAAAGCTGAGCGTGAAAGAAGAAGCATTGGCCGAAACGCACTTATGTCGACAAATACAACGCGAAGTTTTTTCGGATGACATTGTGAATATTGAACGGCAAGGACATGTGAGCCAAGACAGCAAATTGAAGACGTTAAATCCAATGATCAGTGAGGACGGATTATTAAAAGTCTCTGGACGTATTCAGAATGCACCGTGCCTTCCAATTCAAGCCAAAAATCCCATCGTTCTTCCAAGTCAACATGCTTTCACTCGTCTACTAGTGGAGTCGTACCATGCTAGACTTTGCCACATAAATTTGTCAACCGTAATAAGCGAAGTGCGCTTGAAGTTCTGGGTTCCATCGTTACGCCGATTGCTGAATAGTATTCAGTCACGATGTCAAATCAGTCGCATACGGAGAGCAAGACCTTGCCAACCTCAAATGGGTCCATTGCCGATAGATCGTGTTACACCATATGTTCGTGCTTTCACTTACACTAGTTTGGATTATTTTGGGCCGGTAAGCGTTACTATCCGTCGCCAGCGAGAGAAGAGGTGGGTGGCCTTGTTCACTTGCTTAACCGTTCGTGCTACCCATCTGGAGATAGCCAATGATCTTTCCAGTGATGCTTGTCTGTTATGCATTAGGAACTTCATAAACCGACGTGGTGTGCCGCTTGTAATTCGCAGTGATAACGGCACTAATTTTGTTGGTATCCAGAAAGAGTTGCAGGGTGAGAAAAACGTTATTGATAATGATAAGATGACTTCTCTTACAGTATTAGGTATCCAATGGAAGTTCAACACACCAGCGAACCCAAGTGAGGGTGGTGCATAGGAGAGGCTCGTGCAATTGGTCAAAAAGGTCCTTCATATGATGCTGCGCGAACATATACCCAGACTTGGAAACCCTGcaaagttttttaattgaagcCGAGAATATAGTTAATTCCAGACCACTGACGCATTTGGCTGTTACACCAGAAGATCCCGACCCATTGACGCCAAATCACTTTTTATTGGGCTGTGCAAATTCAACCCAAACACCAGTGCCATATGAACCTCGTCTAATGTGTCTTCGTAAGCAATGgcgtattgtgcaaaatttgaagaatGGTATGGGTTCGGGAATATTTGCCAGAGCTAACTAAGGCCAATATCCAAACTTGCCGTTTTAGATGTGGATGCAGAAGATTTGAATGGTGAAGCCTCCCCATCCGGGTCATTTCACGGGCGAGGATGTCGATGATGGTCACTCTAAAGTGGGCGGTAAAGATGGTCACCCCTAAAGTGGGCGGAGAAGATGGTCACCCCTAAAGTGGGCAACGCAAAAGGGGCTGGATGTGGTATGAACCACATTCATTGAACACTAATTATTATTGCAGTCTGATCATAGACAGTAAAATTGATAATTTATTTGTGAATTTAGCGCCATTTGTGATAGTATAAATGCCCTTCAGGCCTTGATTCTTTCCTTTTTTGCTTGGACAACTTAACTAAACACGTAAGGTTATCCTTTAtaacttaaattaaatttttataaattttttcctttattttattaGCGAATAAACATTACACAAACATTTGTCATCAATCATTTAAACAATCAATTGTTATTTGTCTTGGGTGCCGACTAGGATTGTATTGCTGCATTTTGATTGGTAACTTGTTTGGTTTATTCACTGCCGTCAGGCTGCGCTATTTGTTGAAACTTAAAGGGCATttcaccaaaaataaaaataattaaaaatttggcattATTTCCAATATTGTTAGTATCCAAGTTAGACCATATACACATATAGTTCCATGGAAATAAAGTCTTTCGCTTGATCTACATCTTCCATTTTACAAAATCCATGTATCACGTTTTTCAATGAGATATTCACTTTTTTGTCAACACCTTTCTTCTTTTCCTGTTTCAAATtcgatattttgatgaaaaaagaACTGTATTATGGAGCGTTTAGGCAAAAGTACCGTTATAAATTGCGAAAAATCGATTCTAGTTAAATAATTTGACATGTTCTAAGAAGATTTAACTAAATAAAAGCATTGacttctgtttttttatttttatcgtaTGAGCGGGACCATTGTGCAATAGTCGTAATCTCTCTCCAGGCCCTTGAAGAAATATTCTTAGTCTTCTCTTCCTTGTTTTGACAAATgcattccatggtggagggtatataagaaggGGATCGCAAATGAAAAAGGGACTTAGGAACTAAGAAAAGGAACAAGTTTCTTTTGTGGAACGGAACTAAAATGCCCACATCTCGTTgtatccagctttactccgattgatgagaggctagccacaaaccgcataaaagcaaaattttcaacatcagccttatttgtgcccatggcaCGAAGGAAGACAAGGAAGAGCAGACTAAGAATATTTCTACATCGGCCTGGAGAGAGATTACGACTAATGCACAATGGTGAAATGCCATTTAAGTTTCAACAAATAGCACAGCCGACACAACGACCGTATGTACATTGTTTAAAAGCCCCGGAACCCTAGAAGACAAGAATGTTGCAATTGGCTTCAGCCGTTTGCAGCTGTGTGTGTAGTATTCGATTTAGTGGCATAACCTCAATGTGAGAACTAACTGAATATTGAGTTGACACATGGGTTTAACATAAGTAATCCTTTTAAAATGCCAGTAAATGttataaattgttgttgttgcatgaAGTAATCTATATTCTTTTCGTTATATATTTATCCTATAATAATATGTTATATTAAATTTCGAGAGGTTgatggtttttgttttctgtgGGCGGAGTTTAACTATTTCGTACgattttatacatttttgcaACATGCTGGgaatttaaaatccgatttcattgctGAGTATGAAGTCAATGAATCAGCCAAGCAGCTCGTTTACATTTATAAAACTCACTCCAAAAATTGGTCGTAATTGTATATTTGCATTTTATGTTATCCAACTTCATATCTAATAAATTTACTTTCCTTCATTCCTTCTTGAATTGGGACTTATGTATACCAATAgttatattttggtcttaaTATCACTTTTTTCATTGTTAATAGCATCAAATCACATGTTTACAATATTgccgcaaacaaaatttcattgttatatttaaatctgttGTCTGAAAAGGGAAAATAGTATGTTTTACATGACTGGCACTTTTTAGGGCCATATTATAGTCTTTTATGCCAAATAGTACTTATTGGTACCAAATattactttttggtacctattAGTACTAAttggtaccaaatagtactttttggcattaaatattatttttaataccaaattgtactttttaataccaaattgtactttttggtaccaaatagtacttttCTGTGCCAATCAGTACTATATATACCacgattttcatacaaaatttttagtgttgcagaaaaatctgtataccaaatttcagatttCCTACTCCATTTGATAGGTGGTACGGAAAAGAGTGCAATTCGAACAGCTAAACGAAAAATGGTACATTTCGTACCGCCAGAAGGATCTTGATTTGTACACATTTGTAGTAAATGTGTACAAATCTAAATCCTTCCGGCCCCTCTAAATTCCTTGCAaccttcattcaaaatttcaaaattcttgttTTAACCCCTTTGTATAGATGTTGTCTATTATTCCTCCTTGAAAGATACATATATACTATAATACAGGTAAAACCGATCCGATCatgcccaaattttaatatattttaccATTGTGCCAATGATCCTTACCTATAAATTTGAAGTCGGAAGAGAGATTTTAGTGCGAGAATATGGGAGATTTTAGTGCGAAGATAgggaatacaatttttttgtccaagagtcggaaagtttagcatCCACGTGATAACTCCCGATTATGGGTTGAGACTTTGAGACTAATGTATTTTGTCGCggaaaaacatggtagttagcagcacaaGATTTCAGCATATACAACTCATAAAGCAACATGGTTGTAGCCaaatcaagaagtaaagatccaaatTGATCATATGGTGATAGATGGAagccattcatccagcgtgttagttgaacgatcgatccgtggagcgaatataaatTCGGATCGCTACCTTGTTGCAGCGAAGGCTTACACCCGTTTAAATATGGCGAGAAAAGTGCGTTCTAAAACTGCACGGAAGTTGGATATTGAAAATCTGCAAgcgcaacagatggcaacgtcatacttcactcgacttacccaactgcttgatgaaagcactccatgTCCCTGTtatataacggcgcagtggcaaaccctTACCAACTCccagcctcctccaagaaatccATGGTACCATCaagatagttgttgttgttgttgtagcagtgtattgtacactgaggcggcagcccttgccgatgaagtactccatcgggtcaacccggcacgtacaaccggctgccacggGATTGCCATCAAGATAGTCAAGACTGATAGTGTGCTTGGGAAATCAAAAGAACATTCTTCCTAGCTATGAGAGTCCGACAGTGGCGGCGAGAGGTtactgcagaaccaatccctgataatggtATCGAGTGTTTTCCTCCTATTGCCTATGATGCTCCATATTacaaggcgagttgttggcgcctttaatTAACCAATAGCCACCCTGTTCCCATGGCGATCGGTCTCTTGGACCGGAAAAAGCTTGTTTAGCCACAGgagcttaacgaggatcgcaccttccacatgaaaatgtgaatACAATAACAACATAGCGAAAAGCTCATCAGAT includes:
- the LOC106094055 gene encoding uncharacterized protein LOC106094055, producing the protein MRVYVYNLMLMSISVKYFYKMVNERSGTIEQLRQWNSFNPCGLQVLFSGRIVAADIGLDRCQYYHLEFLQERECARKVYPRLTVKKLDENLLQFRCLVSS